In Rathayibacter sp. VKM Ac-2762, one DNA window encodes the following:
- a CDS encoding ATP-binding protein, with amino-acid sequence MTMLDTLFGLIPAASRGQQWLAEDLQLVNWGGYDGAHRVRFSPGATLLCGGSGSGKSTLMDAYIALMMPHTTPFNGASNGGVTGRPRGEDQRNILSYARGKLDESRTDEGTTMRVLRGDGVDTWTAVAMTWVDHDGSRFSAVRAWYVPAGSRVLEETVRIRASAEGPVDLAALDRAAAHRFSDASLRAAGLDPLGTDREFSARLHAVLGIGAAGAGSKAMSLLARIQAGQQITTVDDLYKRLVLEEPETLASADAVVAHFDELESTRQRMLTARQQVAALEPLRGQRLRIAASAERVRLIDALGEFDAPVSPAALWRAEQRLGLLRDVEVELRERTRAVDAVLREKRALAEAAESERDGLAEVLRASGGDRLETAQRELREVERRLGAARENRARLEEDLRALGEPETTRERFEAVLARAASAPDAKRSTRAAWSDAVAERKAAARELAELEAEQRSASDRRDSIPRPLHEARERIAEAAGLTADDLPFVGELVEVRAEFEPWREAFTLALGGFATTLMIDSAHLDRFRRAIDSLRLPVRLRYEGVETGLEEVRGLDPQTLPGRLDYRATAFTGWLQDRLEDRFGYVCVDSAAELGRHRLALTLTGQLSQGQRGAHGGHGAANVLGFSNSRRLRELNALVEAARARSAAAVSAASAAEEALDALDDRMTRHARLALVSWETVDVESLLAEQERWEAVGAEAAEANPELAGLQEQIDGLRGRLERLRQEIARAGVERERIEAEWAVVVDDVDASQAVLDAAERAGRELDDDQRAFLGARFTLTGAAASGSASDVLVRFDAALATAAQRLAEDRRSAAESHEQQRESAGRIMAGFLDRWPNPNLLADPEASAGDFERLLDALETSGLHRLETEWRDSLLTLSGNDLTSFDSTLGRSLREIRERIEPINVIMQDLPFYDDGHRLQITTRENQSEVRRRFRRELREVRAQIQAVSAEEEREQVYRRMSRLIQRLRRTAPDFGDLVDVRNHVRVSAERVDAVTRAHVALYDHIGEKSGGESQELIAFIVGAALRYQLGDAGADRPRYAPVFMDEALIKADAHFTKRAIGAWRGLGFQLVIGAPNDKYSAIEPHVEVEYDILKDTRGRSWARPKVGLAP; translated from the coding sequence ATGACGATGCTCGACACCCTCTTCGGCCTGATCCCCGCCGCCTCCCGCGGTCAGCAGTGGCTCGCCGAGGACCTGCAGCTGGTCAACTGGGGCGGCTACGACGGCGCGCACCGGGTCCGCTTCTCGCCCGGCGCCACGCTCCTCTGCGGCGGCTCCGGCTCCGGCAAGTCCACGCTGATGGACGCCTACATCGCCCTGATGATGCCGCACACCACGCCGTTCAACGGCGCCTCGAACGGCGGAGTGACGGGCCGTCCGCGCGGCGAGGACCAGCGCAACATCCTCTCCTACGCGCGCGGCAAGCTCGACGAGTCGCGCACGGACGAGGGCACGACCATGCGCGTCCTGCGCGGCGACGGAGTCGACACCTGGACCGCCGTCGCGATGACCTGGGTCGACCACGACGGCTCGCGCTTCAGCGCGGTCCGCGCCTGGTACGTCCCGGCCGGCTCCCGGGTGCTCGAGGAGACCGTGCGGATCCGCGCGAGCGCCGAGGGCCCGGTCGACCTCGCCGCGCTCGACCGGGCGGCGGCGCACCGCTTCTCCGACGCGTCGCTGCGCGCGGCGGGCCTGGATCCGCTCGGCACCGATCGCGAGTTCTCGGCGCGTCTGCACGCGGTGCTCGGCATCGGAGCGGCGGGAGCCGGATCGAAGGCGATGAGCCTGCTCGCCCGCATCCAGGCCGGTCAGCAGATCACGACCGTCGACGACCTCTACAAGCGGCTCGTGCTCGAGGAGCCCGAGACCCTGGCCTCCGCCGACGCGGTCGTCGCCCACTTCGACGAGCTCGAGAGCACCCGGCAGCGGATGCTCACCGCGCGCCAGCAGGTCGCGGCACTCGAGCCGTTGCGGGGCCAGCGCCTGCGCATCGCCGCGTCCGCGGAGCGCGTGCGCCTCATCGACGCGCTCGGGGAGTTCGACGCCCCGGTGTCGCCGGCGGCCCTGTGGCGCGCTGAGCAGCGCCTCGGTCTGCTGCGCGACGTCGAGGTCGAGCTGCGCGAGCGCACCCGCGCCGTCGACGCCGTGCTCCGCGAGAAGCGGGCGCTCGCCGAGGCGGCGGAGTCGGAGCGGGACGGGCTCGCCGAGGTGCTGCGGGCCTCCGGCGGCGACCGCCTCGAGACGGCCCAGCGCGAGCTCCGCGAGGTGGAGCGGCGGCTGGGCGCGGCGCGCGAGAACCGCGCCCGGCTCGAGGAGGACCTGCGCGCTCTCGGCGAGCCGGAGACCACCCGCGAGCGGTTCGAGGCGGTGCTCGCCCGGGCGGCGAGCGCGCCCGACGCCAAGCGCAGCACCCGTGCGGCCTGGTCGGACGCGGTCGCCGAGCGGAAGGCCGCGGCGCGCGAGCTCGCCGAGCTCGAGGCGGAGCAGCGCTCGGCCTCGGACCGTCGGGACAGCATCCCCCGGCCTCTGCACGAGGCGCGCGAGCGGATCGCGGAGGCAGCCGGCCTCACCGCCGACGACCTGCCCTTCGTCGGCGAGCTGGTCGAGGTGCGTGCCGAGTTCGAGCCCTGGCGCGAGGCGTTCACGCTCGCCCTCGGCGGCTTCGCGACGACGCTGATGATCGACTCCGCCCACCTCGACCGCTTCCGCCGCGCCATCGACTCCCTCCGGCTCCCGGTCCGGCTCCGCTACGAGGGCGTGGAGACCGGGCTCGAGGAGGTGCGGGGCCTCGACCCGCAGACGCTGCCCGGGCGCCTCGACTACCGCGCCACCGCCTTCACCGGCTGGCTGCAGGACCGGCTCGAGGACCGCTTCGGCTACGTGTGCGTCGACAGCGCTGCGGAGCTCGGACGCCATCGGCTCGCCCTGACCCTCACCGGTCAGCTCTCGCAGGGGCAGCGCGGTGCGCACGGCGGCCACGGCGCCGCGAACGTCCTCGGTTTCTCCAACTCCCGTCGACTCCGCGAGCTGAACGCCCTGGTCGAGGCGGCCCGGGCCCGCAGCGCGGCGGCCGTCTCGGCGGCGTCGGCGGCGGAGGAGGCCCTCGATGCGCTCGACGACCGGATGACGCGCCACGCCCGCCTCGCGCTGGTGAGCTGGGAGACGGTCGACGTCGAGTCGCTGCTCGCCGAGCAGGAGCGCTGGGAGGCGGTCGGCGCCGAGGCTGCGGAGGCGAACCCCGAGCTCGCCGGGCTGCAGGAGCAGATCGACGGGCTGCGCGGCCGCCTCGAGCGCCTCCGCCAGGAGATCGCCCGCGCCGGTGTGGAGCGCGAGCGGATCGAGGCGGAGTGGGCCGTCGTGGTCGACGACGTCGACGCGAGCCAGGCGGTTCTCGATGCGGCGGAGCGCGCAGGACGCGAGCTCGACGACGACCAGCGCGCTTTCCTGGGCGCCCGGTTCACGCTGACCGGGGCCGCGGCGTCCGGCAGCGCCTCGGACGTCCTGGTCCGCTTCGACGCAGCGCTCGCCACGGCGGCGCAGCGACTGGCGGAGGACCGCCGCTCCGCGGCCGAGTCGCACGAGCAGCAGCGCGAGAGCGCCGGCCGGATCATGGCCGGCTTCCTCGACCGCTGGCCGAACCCCAACCTGCTCGCGGACCCCGAGGCCTCCGCGGGCGACTTCGAGCGGCTGCTCGACGCCCTCGAGACCAGCGGCCTGCACCGGCTCGAGACCGAGTGGCGCGACAGCCTGCTCACGCTCTCCGGCAACGACCTCACGAGCTTCGACTCCACGCTCGGCCGCTCGCTGCGGGAGATCCGCGAGCGGATCGAGCCGATCAACGTGATCATGCAGGATCTGCCGTTCTACGACGACGGCCACCGCCTGCAGATCACGACGCGCGAGAACCAGTCGGAGGTGCGCCGTCGCTTCCGCCGCGAGCTCCGCGAGGTGCGCGCGCAGATCCAGGCCGTGTCCGCGGAGGAGGAGCGCGAGCAGGTCTACCGGCGGATGTCCCGGCTCATCCAGCGGCTGCGGCGCACCGCGCCCGACTTCGGCGACCTCGTCGACGTCCGCAACCACGTCCGGGTCAGCGCCGAGCGCGTGGACGCCGTCACCCGAGCGCACGTGGCGCTGTACGACCACATCGGCGAGAAGTCCGGCGGGGAGTCGCAGGAGCTGATCGCCTTCATCGTCGGGGCAGCGCTGCGCTACCAGCTCGGCGACGCGGGAGCCGACCGCCCCCGGTACGCCCCGGTCTTCATGGACGAGGCGCTGATCAAGGCCGACGCCCACTTCACCAAGCGGGCGATCGGTGCGTGGCGCGGTCTCGGCTTCCAGCTCGTGATCGGCGCCCCGAACGACAAGTACAGCGCGATCGAGCCGCACGTCGAGGTGGAGTACGACATCCTCAAGGACACGCGCGGACGCTCCTGGGCCAGGCCGAAGGTGGGCCTGGCCCCCTAG
- a CDS encoding DUF4232 domain-containing protein, with protein sequence MSTFSHRTGASALAAAALVLVLTGCAGSGGAPSARTPLPTPTATATSSPTPAPTPTPTVTVTVTATPEPSSTGSPAADPAAARCTGSDLTMEYRPDPDASGAGNSAFDLVLTSTSSSDCALAGIPGVYATDADGNRISAVADASGPNPDAPVILVPGARADVRVAWHSPGAYGCAVGTSAFLVAEVLDAPDGAVRAPAELQVCTDGTVMMDASAYALL encoded by the coding sequence ATGAGCACGTTCTCGCACCGGACCGGCGCCTCCGCGCTAGCAGCAGCAGCACTCGTCCTCGTCCTCACCGGCTGCGCGGGCAGCGGCGGAGCCCCGTCCGCGCGGACGCCGCTCCCGACGCCGACCGCGACCGCGACCTCTTCGCCGACTCCCGCTCCGACGCCGACTCCCACCGTGACCGTGACGGTCACGGCGACCCCCGAGCCCTCGTCGACCGGTTCTCCCGCCGCGGATCCGGCGGCGGCGCGCTGCACGGGCTCCGACCTGACGATGGAGTACCGCCCCGACCCCGACGCGTCGGGTGCCGGGAACAGCGCCTTCGACCTCGTGCTCACCAGCACCTCCTCCTCCGACTGCGCTCTCGCGGGAATCCCCGGCGTCTACGCGACCGACGCCGACGGGAACCGGATCAGCGCGGTCGCCGACGCGTCCGGCCCGAACCCCGATGCTCCCGTGATCCTCGTCCCCGGCGCCCGGGCGGACGTCCGGGTAGCCTGGCACTCCCCCGGCGCCTACGGCTGCGCGGTCGGGACCTCCGCGTTCCTCGTCGCCGAGGTCCTCGATGCCCCGGACGGCGCGGTCCGCGCCCCCGCCGAGCTCCAGGTGTGCACCGACGGCACCGTGATGATGGACGCCTCCGCCTACGCGCTGCTCTGA
- a CDS encoding amino acid permease has protein sequence MSLLRTKSVEQSIADTDEPEYKLKKSLTALDLTVFGVGVVIGAGIFTLTGRAAHDIAGPAIVLSFVVAAFACALAAMCYAEFASTVPVSGSAYTFSYASLGELFAWIIGWDLILELFLGASVVAQGWSAYLGSLLQQLGVTLPPALTYGGVVDVPAILLVLVLGALMTFGIKESLRVNLVLVAIKLFIVLFVIIAGLQFVNTANYTPFVPAAEPSPSASGLTQPLLQFLSGIEPATFGVGGIIAGASLVFFAYIGFDVVATTAEETRRPQRDLPIGIIASLIICTVLYCAVALVVTGMVPYRELDPSAALANAFAYHGQTWMATVISAGAVAGLTTVVLTLLIGATRIIFAMARDGLLPRRLATVHPRLRTPWFTSVVVTIVVALLAGLTPIGVLEEMVNIGTLSAFVLVSVGVVVLRRKRPDLKRGFRVPLNPWLPLLSALICTYLMLNLSIETWLRFLIWLAVGFAIYFAYSRSHAKIGTQP, from the coding sequence GTGAGCCTCCTCCGCACCAAGTCCGTCGAGCAGTCGATCGCCGACACCGATGAGCCCGAGTACAAGCTCAAGAAGTCGCTGACCGCGCTCGACCTCACGGTCTTCGGCGTCGGAGTCGTCATCGGCGCCGGCATCTTCACCCTCACCGGCCGCGCCGCCCATGACATCGCCGGACCGGCGATCGTCCTGAGCTTCGTCGTCGCCGCCTTCGCCTGCGCCCTCGCGGCCATGTGCTACGCCGAGTTCGCCTCCACGGTCCCGGTGTCGGGCTCCGCCTACACCTTCTCCTACGCCTCCCTCGGCGAGCTCTTCGCCTGGATCATCGGCTGGGACCTGATCCTCGAGCTGTTCCTCGGAGCGAGCGTGGTCGCGCAGGGGTGGAGCGCGTACCTCGGGTCGCTGCTGCAGCAGCTGGGAGTGACTCTCCCGCCGGCGCTCACCTACGGCGGCGTGGTCGACGTGCCGGCGATCCTGCTCGTCCTCGTGCTCGGCGCGCTGATGACCTTCGGGATCAAGGAATCGCTGCGCGTCAACCTGGTGCTCGTCGCGATCAAGCTGTTCATCGTCCTGTTCGTCATCATCGCGGGCCTGCAGTTCGTGAACACCGCCAACTACACCCCGTTCGTCCCCGCCGCCGAGCCCTCGCCGTCCGCGTCCGGTCTGACCCAGCCGCTGCTCCAGTTCCTCTCGGGCATCGAGCCGGCCACGTTCGGGGTCGGCGGCATCATCGCCGGCGCCTCCCTGGTGTTCTTCGCCTACATCGGGTTCGACGTCGTCGCGACGACCGCGGAGGAGACCCGCCGCCCCCAGCGCGATCTGCCCATCGGCATCATCGCCTCGCTGATCATCTGCACGGTCCTGTACTGCGCCGTCGCCCTCGTCGTGACCGGCATGGTCCCCTACCGCGAGCTCGACCCGTCGGCCGCGCTCGCCAACGCGTTCGCCTACCACGGGCAGACCTGGATGGCGACGGTCATCTCGGCCGGCGCCGTCGCGGGCCTGACCACCGTCGTGCTGACGCTGCTGATCGGAGCGACGCGCATCATCTTCGCGATGGCGCGCGACGGGCTCCTCCCCCGGCGCCTGGCCACCGTCCACCCGCGCCTGCGCACGCCGTGGTTCACCTCCGTGGTCGTGACCATCGTCGTCGCGCTGCTCGCCGGGCTCACCCCGATCGGCGTGCTCGAGGAGATGGTCAACATCGGAACGCTCTCGGCGTTCGTGCTGGTCTCGGTCGGCGTCGTGGTGCTGCGCCGCAAGCGGCCCGACCTGAAGCGCGGCTTCCGGGTCCCGCTGAACCCGTGGCTCCCGCTGCTCTCCGCCCTGATCTGCACCTACCTGATGCTCAACCTCTCGATCGAGACCTGGCTGCGCTTCCTGATCTGGCTGGCCGTGGGCTTCGCGATCTACTTCGCCTACTCGCGCAGCCACGCGAAGATCGGCACGCAGCCCTAG
- a CDS encoding DUF2200 domain-containing protein, which translates to MSRIFSVAFADVHPLYVAKAERKGRTREEVDEAVRWLTGFSDEELARHLESRTTFEEFFAAARLPPQASAITGVICGVRVETIEDPLMQRIRYLDKLIDEIAKGRPMAKVLRAPAAG; encoded by the coding sequence ATGAGCAGGATCTTCTCCGTGGCGTTCGCCGACGTGCACCCCCTCTACGTGGCGAAGGCGGAGCGCAAGGGCCGGACGAGGGAGGAGGTCGACGAGGCGGTCCGCTGGCTCACCGGCTTCTCGGACGAGGAGCTGGCCCGGCACCTCGAGAGCAGGACGACCTTCGAGGAGTTCTTCGCGGCGGCGCGCCTGCCTCCGCAGGCCTCGGCGATCACGGGGGTGATCTGCGGCGTGCGGGTCGAGACGATCGAGGATCCGCTGATGCAGCGCATCCGGTACCTCGACAAGCTGATCGACGAGATCGCGAAGGGACGGCCGATGGCGAAGGTGCTGCGGGCTCCCGCGGCCGGCTGA
- a CDS encoding tetratricopeptide repeat protein — MTETRASDPDRPETDALALWLAAVERLDAQDDPDGVVERMRVLAARYPGHDGVAAFELGGALDSAGHEAEAAVEYERALAAGLDDERRARLTIQYASTLRNLGRTDEAIDLLAGAAAHPAVGSAREVFLALALHSAGRVDEALRIALEALAPGLPRYQRSVRAYAAALTDPEQ, encoded by the coding sequence GTGACCGAGACACGCGCCTCCGACCCCGACCGCCCCGAGACCGACGCACTCGCCCTCTGGCTCGCGGCGGTCGAGCGCCTCGACGCTCAGGACGACCCGGACGGCGTCGTCGAGCGGATGCGCGTCCTCGCAGCCCGCTACCCGGGACACGACGGAGTCGCCGCTTTCGAGCTGGGCGGCGCCCTCGACAGCGCGGGACACGAGGCGGAGGCGGCGGTCGAGTACGAGCGCGCCCTCGCCGCCGGCCTGGATGACGAGCGGCGGGCGCGGTTGACGATCCAGTACGCCTCGACACTCCGGAACCTCGGCCGCACCGATGAGGCGATCGACCTCCTCGCCGGCGCCGCTGCGCACCCCGCGGTGGGCTCCGCGCGGGAGGTGTTCCTCGCGCTCGCCCTGCACAGCGCCGGGCGCGTCGACGAGGCCCTGCGGATCGCGCTGGAGGCGCTGGCTCCGGGGCTCCCCCGGTACCAGCGCTCCGTCCGCGCCTACGCCGCCGCCCTCACCGACCCCGAGCAGTAG
- a CDS encoding DoxX family protein — MKVGSLVLRLAVGGLFVGHGLQKLRGSFDGPGLDGTEQMMSSLEMHPARRNAVAAAVTETAGGAALALGAATPLAAAGLVATMVTAVRKVHWSNGLWNAGGGWEYNAVLVAATAAIVADGPGALSFDALIGKRKWGAGWALFALIGGAAASTALIEAGRRAAPVGAGTSGSDDGGSDDDGADSTAS; from the coding sequence ATGAAGGTCGGCTCACTCGTTCTCCGTCTCGCCGTCGGCGGGCTCTTCGTCGGACACGGTCTGCAGAAGCTGCGGGGCTCGTTCGACGGCCCCGGCCTCGACGGCACCGAGCAGATGATGTCGAGCCTGGAGATGCACCCGGCCCGGCGCAACGCCGTCGCCGCAGCGGTGACCGAGACGGCCGGAGGCGCCGCTCTCGCCCTCGGCGCCGCGACTCCGCTCGCCGCCGCCGGACTCGTCGCCACGATGGTCACCGCCGTGCGCAAGGTGCACTGGAGCAACGGCCTGTGGAACGCGGGCGGCGGGTGGGAGTACAACGCCGTCCTCGTCGCGGCGACGGCCGCGATCGTCGCGGACGGCCCCGGCGCGCTCTCGTTCGACGCCCTGATCGGCAAGCGCAAGTGGGGAGCCGGCTGGGCGCTGTTCGCCCTGATCGGCGGAGCGGCTGCGTCGACCGCCCTGATCGAGGCCGGCCGACGCGCCGCGCCGGTCGGAGCGGGCACCTCCGGCTCCGACGACGGCGGGTCGGACGACGACGGCGCCGACTCGACCGCCTCGTAG
- a CDS encoding DUF4192 family protein, whose product MTSTQRTPAPPSRRRDPEVLRASAIQDLLAAVPSIIGIRPEESVVVVPFLGTRAGGGFRIPLPETLRGMEAEALAGGCAAMMETMPRATGVLVVVCTRAGYAEERGIPHLDLGHAVLRRLERTRLDIIAVACIAADGWGRYTDAEECRRPRPLLEIERSETGVLARAVADEPLDIDALSVLPPVAEEDRALVAEVLRRPPLVGDTERLVERWLSGPRDVRREGLIVRTLQSPPLRDRVTVQIARSPQAGVRVPPGAVGDARAGTDDDHDLELSALLLGSGRAPERGRLARATGLLARAAALAPEEARSSVLTVLAWCWWARGVSSLAGLHLDEALRLDPDDSMARLYASLFAARPLPDWVLAAAAEALDAASA is encoded by the coding sequence ATGACATCCACACAGCGAACCCCTGCTCCTCCGTCCCGCCGCCGCGATCCCGAAGTCCTGCGGGCGAGCGCGATCCAGGACCTCCTGGCGGCCGTCCCCTCCATCATCGGCATCCGTCCGGAGGAGTCCGTCGTGGTGGTGCCGTTCCTCGGCACGCGCGCCGGGGGAGGCTTCCGGATCCCGCTCCCGGAGACGCTGCGCGGGATGGAGGCGGAGGCGCTGGCGGGCGGCTGCGCGGCCATGATGGAGACGATGCCGCGGGCCACCGGTGTGCTGGTGGTGGTCTGCACCCGTGCGGGCTACGCCGAGGAGCGGGGGATCCCGCATCTCGACCTCGGCCACGCGGTGCTCCGGCGCCTGGAGCGCACGCGCCTGGACATCATCGCCGTGGCCTGCATCGCCGCCGACGGATGGGGGCGCTACACGGACGCCGAGGAGTGCCGCAGGCCACGTCCGCTCCTCGAGATCGAGCGGAGCGAGACCGGCGTCCTCGCCCGAGCGGTGGCCGACGAGCCACTGGACATCGACGCGCTCTCCGTGCTGCCGCCGGTCGCCGAGGAGGATCGCGCGCTCGTCGCGGAGGTGCTCCGCCGGCCGCCCCTGGTCGGCGACACGGAACGGCTCGTCGAGCGCTGGCTCAGCGGACCGCGGGACGTCCGCCGCGAAGGACTGATCGTGCGGACCCTGCAGTCGCCGCCCCTCCGCGACCGGGTGACCGTGCAGATCGCGCGGAGCCCGCAGGCAGGAGTGCGAGTGCCGCCCGGCGCGGTGGGCGACGCCCGCGCCGGAACGGACGACGACCACGACCTCGAGCTGTCGGCCCTGCTGCTCGGCAGCGGGCGTGCTCCGGAGCGCGGCCGTCTGGCGCGGGCGACCGGGCTCCTCGCCCGCGCCGCCGCGCTGGCGCCGGAGGAGGCGCGCTCCTCCGTGCTCACCGTTCTCGCGTGGTGCTGGTGGGCGAGGGGTGTCTCGAGCCTCGCCGGGCTCCACCTCGACGAGGCGCTGCGGCTCGACCCCGACGACTCGATGGCCCGGCTCTACGCCTCGCTGTTCGCGGCCCGCCCCCTGCCGGACTGGGTGCTCGCGGCCGCTGCCGAGGCGCTCGACGCCGCGAGCGCCTGA
- a CDS encoding SRPBCC domain-containing protein: MSVLQSVKDIEELTLTVTAEFDAGIERVWLLWTDPRRLERWWGPPTWPASFERHEPVEGGRSAYVMTGPDGEQARGWWRVTRVEEPTRFEFEDGFADERGDPVDALGITRATVTLDEIEPGRTRMVLSSRFESVEQLEQMVQMGMEEGLRQAMGQIDAILLED, encoded by the coding sequence ATGAGCGTGCTGCAGTCCGTGAAGGACATCGAGGAACTGACCCTGACCGTGACCGCCGAGTTCGACGCGGGGATCGAGCGCGTCTGGCTCCTCTGGACGGATCCGCGCCGCCTCGAGCGCTGGTGGGGGCCGCCGACCTGGCCGGCGTCCTTCGAGCGGCACGAGCCGGTCGAGGGCGGACGGAGCGCCTACGTCATGACGGGACCGGACGGCGAGCAGGCGCGCGGCTGGTGGCGCGTGACCCGCGTGGAGGAGCCGACGCGGTTCGAGTTCGAGGACGGCTTCGCCGACGAGCGCGGCGACCCGGTCGACGCGCTGGGGATCACCCGGGCCACGGTCACCCTCGACGAGATCGAGCCGGGGCGCACGCGGATGGTCCTCAGCAGCCGTTTCGAGTCGGTCGAGCAGCTCGAGCAGATGGTCCAGATGGGCATGGAGGAGGGACTCCGCCAGGCGATGGGGCAGATCGACGCGATCCTGCTCGAGGACTGA
- a CDS encoding metalloregulator ArsR/SmtB family transcription factor codes for MVVRMDADIDLLFRALADSTRRDIVARVLVGEQSVSALAARYEMSFAAVQKHVAVLERAALVRKRRRGREQLVQGEVAAVRRASRLLDAYEQLWAGRIDRMSDLLDEE; via the coding sequence ATGGTTGTACGAATGGACGCCGACATCGACCTGCTCTTCCGGGCGCTGGCCGACAGCACCCGCCGCGACATCGTCGCCCGGGTGCTGGTCGGCGAGCAGTCCGTCTCCGCACTCGCGGCGCGCTACGAGATGTCGTTCGCGGCGGTGCAGAAGCACGTGGCCGTCCTCGAGCGGGCGGCACTCGTCCGCAAGCGGAGGAGGGGGCGGGAGCAGCTGGTGCAGGGCGAGGTCGCCGCAGTGCGGCGGGCGTCGCGCCTGCTCGACGCCTACGAGCAGCTGTGGGCGGGGAGGATCGACCGCATGTCGGACCTCCTCGACGAGGAGTGA
- a CDS encoding DUF4194 domain-containing protein, with protein MSDTLATDGPAADPFIAPVSMEEDPDELFPGDRGVLDTEVRRVLVHVLQRRFLLADRHREQWAVLQEHRQLIESRLNDLFVRLVVDHERGVAYKQQVRSDEVEMPVLLRDLPYTRAETLVLVHLRTVHQRESAAGEASARVDVEEVEQTVLSYFADAERDTARRQRMVRKALERLGRDGIVDEESAGRYRISPIVEIVLSAPKLRELSDWLRGRAGEDSVVAEAALAEEPGSDDPEQADDDALEDDGLDEDADPPTDGVLPGTDVADDEPADDEPLDDEPTDDDTPDPEDDPR; from the coding sequence ATGAGTGACACCCTGGCGACCGACGGGCCCGCCGCCGATCCGTTCATCGCGCCCGTGTCGATGGAGGAGGACCCCGACGAGCTCTTCCCCGGCGACCGCGGCGTCCTCGACACCGAGGTGCGCCGGGTGCTCGTGCACGTGCTGCAGCGCCGCTTCCTCCTCGCCGACCGCCACCGCGAGCAGTGGGCCGTGCTCCAGGAGCACCGGCAGCTGATCGAGTCGCGGCTGAACGACCTGTTCGTGCGGCTCGTCGTCGACCACGAGCGCGGGGTCGCCTACAAGCAGCAGGTGCGCTCCGACGAGGTCGAGATGCCGGTGCTGCTGCGCGACCTCCCCTACACCCGCGCCGAGACGCTGGTCCTGGTGCACCTGCGCACGGTCCATCAGCGGGAGTCGGCGGCCGGCGAGGCGTCGGCGCGCGTGGACGTCGAGGAGGTCGAGCAGACGGTGCTCAGCTACTTCGCCGACGCCGAGCGCGACACCGCCCGCCGGCAGCGCATGGTCCGCAAGGCGCTGGAGCGGCTCGGGCGCGACGGCATCGTCGACGAGGAGTCCGCAGGGCGGTACCGGATCAGCCCGATCGTGGAGATCGTGCTGAGCGCGCCGAAGCTGCGGGAGCTGAGCGACTGGCTGCGCGGGCGGGCGGGCGAAGACTCGGTGGTCGCAGAAGCGGCGCTCGCCGAGGAGCCCGGCTCGGACGATCCGGAGCAGGCGGACGACGACGCGCTCGAGGACGACGGCCTCGACGAGGACGCGGACCCGCCCACGGACGGCGTCCTGCCCGGGACCGATGTCGCGGACGACGAGCCGGCCGACGACGAGCCGCTGGACGACGAGCCGACCGACGACGACACCCCCGACCCGGAGGACGACCCCCGATGA